The following coding sequences lie in one Cotesia glomerata isolate CgM1 linkage group LG5, MPM_Cglom_v2.3, whole genome shotgun sequence genomic window:
- the LOC123265058 gene encoding F-actin-uncapping protein LRRC16A isoform X1: MSTRSQLTKDLNESVKALLGKHVKILLKNVVKLETKPDKQENRVLVFSPCRLFLLTAKVPTRIDCHFHYLEITSVESRRSNQLCLTAGERTYNFTTTGVGGTDTTEVDAMIEALHTAIRNIFPTVPLNYVIRKIDVIPASRLHSIRGSELARSTEATRTTGPCGGFSTQYACMCDLHCVQYREEVAWDVDTIYLSHDTRELNLRDFDHLEQKDLVPIISALEYNTWFTKLRVSHLKLSHECLERLLHVVRRSLSLQEIYLDNLGLKWDFAHKLSLALIANSNTVLHTIDLSNNMIEDKGAASLCAIVAKLTQGSSHLGSPGIGKLPKGMQKLNLSHCGLTGKGIAQIAHALSLNRSMPTSLRYLNLSENTLKDDINNLCNFLAQPNSLTHLDLAGTDTTLESLFGALLRGCATNLVHLNVSRNSFTSKKTKEIPPSFKQFFTATLSLKYLNISYCKLPLEALKHLLLGLACNESTVGLELDMSGNNLGSLGAHVLESCIHGVRCIASLDISDSNMDVDMAQVITAIGKNKSIKHLYMGRNTTGMKTKHISVVMDALVQMIQEDDCVLQSLYIPDLRLKSDLYSLINALGSNTCLHTLDMSGNQIGDPGARLLAKALQINNHLKTIIYDKNNITLQGYSDIVHALEKNYSVRHMPFPIYDLQPCMKISAEKAEQLAKKIQDMLQRNVTPCKYSPGQAFRLQQGFLLSSTQQVVDRLVVQTQDTIKTLAAESCDANNDINHATGLIQDADNSKQLLPRLHEVLQRRDENNPVEAKLKEIADNLYKNVTDYLEDSLEAILKCANDHCPTVMSQTVIRGDESEPISVEDDLRNVCKGKNQISGEFITSAIVEQAGTDIVNRINELNLSVAAHISDRITDEVIESLSRSYKTLIGDFHDRTRCSTPDVLRPSVSSNSSGSVIGIGGSMSIGISSDNSGYGLSNKISSAVEHAAKMTRDSLKDSMVHEYACPSDLFIGSSINSQHTTDDQSPMKLDYLNLATPHLSNKRKNLHGRKLRPKSVVDSVEGLSADDIPDLLPSLPKDNTETISENEHSLTESLDSISELPNNTGQQLQHLVKSRPRRTKTRAPSRPMLRTDIPKGSLGLGEGLDVFFRPTTPTTPLISPTSDDSSLHTFPIDGSPNLSITSQRSIPPETDKKPHGCNSPILKTLLEPTPRSRSSDNFEKFSPLAGRRSQGDTPLTASPLARRNAAENSQSQEPEARKARGIQSTSTAGSPLSTPTTRLSRDLSGNETSESSPDGDNHKTSVRSHGSILSSSADNEKSVSGQATNKFRSISSIQESRGAFNSLQSEVCPSNDSNKQLSNAGSFKAPSKVSYNVSGEQSRSSSSINTSRNSKPLPPATAPKPRPWSMTGDRKSGEFNNLLSDGSSPNTSAGNTPDSGDALDESTDSGVSGPASLPPTLSASSTASSLSSSTVEKRSVRELAASLNKGKTDRKENEESVPIAWRSVLHRSVDRTVNKEQVPKKDEDNRINFKLRRTSFLRDSNFNYDNDVVDV; encoded by the exons ATGTCAACGCGATCGCAACTTACTAAAGATTTGAACG aatCGGTGAAAGCTTTACTGGGTAAACATgtcaaaattttgttgaaaaatgtTGTTAAACTTGAAACAAAACCAGACAAGCAGGAAAACCGagttttg GTATTTTCTCCTTGTCGACTCTTTTTATTGACTGCCAAAGTACCTACTAGg atcGATTgccattttcattatttagaaATAACCTCAGTAGAGTCTCGAAGATCAAACCAACTATGTTTAACAGCGGGAGAAAGAACATACAACTTCACAACAACAGGCGTAGGTGGGACAGATACAACGGAGGTAGACGCGATGATCGAAGCGTTACATACTGCaataagaaatatatttcCCACAGTCCCTCTAAACTACGTTATCAGAAAAATCGACGTGATACCGGCCAGTAGACTTCACAGTATTCGTGGAAGCGAGTTGGCCCGCAGCACGGAGGCAACGAGAACAACCGGGCCCTGCGGGGGTTTTTCGACCCAGTACGCATGCATGTGTGATCTACATTGTGTCCAATATCGCGAAGAAGTGGCATGGGACGTAGACACAATATACCTCTCCCACGACACCCGTGAACTAAATCTCCGTGACTTCGACCACCTCGAGCAGAAGGATTTGGTGCCCATAATATCCGCGTTGGAATACAACACATGGTTCACTAAATTACGAGTGTCTCATTTAAAATTGAGCCATGAGTGCCTCGAGCGTTTGCTTCACGTTGTTCGCCGATCTCTCTCACTCCAAGAAATCTACTTAGATAATCTAGGCCTCAAATGGGATTTTGCGCACAAACTATCCCTCGCACTTATTGCTAATAGTAACACTGTACTGCACACCATCGATTTATCGAATAACATGATCGAGGACAAGGGAGCTGCCAGTTTGTGTGCCATTGTAGCTAAACTCACCCAAGGTAGTAGTCACCTCGGCAGTCCAGGCATCGGAAAACTCCCTAAAGGCAtgcaaaaattgaatttgtcCCATTGTGGATTAACAGGAAAAGGAATTGCACAAATAGCCCACGCGCTGAGTCTAAATCGAAGCATGCCTACAAGTCTacgatatttaaatttgtctGAGAACACTTTAAAAGATGATATCAACAAtctttgcaattttttggcTCAGCCCAATAGCCTAACGCACCTAGATCTCGCTGGTACGGATACAACTCTAGAATCTTTATTCGGTGCCCTTCTACGCGGCTGTGCTACTAATCTAGTCCATTTAAACGTGTCACGAAACTCatttacaagtaaaaaaaCCAAAGAAATACCTCCTagttttaaacaattttttaccgCGACTTTGTCGctaaagtatttaaatatttcatactGCAAGTTGCCTCTGGAGGCTCTGAAACACCTTTTGCTGGGCCTCGCCTGCAACGAGAGCACAGTAGGTCTCGAATTAGACATGAGTGGAAACAACTTAGGATCTCTGGGTGCTCACGTTCTTGAGTCTTGCATACACGGTGTGCGTTGCATAGCTTCGCTAGATATTTCTGACAGCAACATGGACGTTGATATGGCTCAAGTAATTACGGCGATTGGAAAAAACAAGTCAATAAAGCACCTCTACATGGGAAGAAACACCACAGGCATGAAAACCAAGCACATATCGGTGGTGATGGATGCGCTCGTACAGATGATTCAGGAAGACGATTGTGTTTTACAATCGCTTTATATTCCAGATTTACGTTTAAAAAGCGATCTTTATAGTCTGATAAACGCACTGGGAAGCAACACGTGTCTTCATACTCTTGATATGAGTGGAAATCAAATAGGAGACCCTGGAGCTCGTCTTCTAGCCAAGGCActtcaaataaacaatcatCTGAAGACAAtaatttacgataaaaataatattactttGCAAGGATACTCAGATATTGTTCACgcgttggaaaaaaattacagtgtgAGACACATGCCGTTTCCTATTTATGATCTGCAGCCTTGTATGAAGATCTCTGCAGAGAAAGCCGAGCAATTGGCTAAGAAAATTCAAGACATGCTGCAGAGAAATGTTACACCGTGTAAGTACAGTCCGGGGCAAGCTTTTAGACTCCAGCAAGGATTTTTACTCAGTTCGACGCAGCAGGTTGTCGACAG ATTGGTCGTGCAAACTCAGGATACGATAAAAACTTTGGCAGCAGAGAGTTGTGATGcgaataatgatattaatcaCGCGACTGGGTTGATCCAAGATGCAGATAATTCGAAGCAGTTGCTACCGCGACTTCATGAAGTCTTACAACGGCGGgatgagaacaatcccgtagaagCAAAGCTCAAGGAAATAGCCGACAATTTGTATAAGAATGTCACAGATTATTTGGAAGACTCATTAGAAGCTATTTTAAAATGCGCGAACGATCATTGTCCAACAGTGATGTCTCAAACGGTGATTCGCGGTGATGAGAGCGAGCCAATTTCTGTTGAAGATGATTTACGAAATGTCTGCAAGGGAAAGAATCAGATAAGCGGAGAGTTTATCACCAGCGCAATTGTTGAACAGGCGGGTACTGATATTGTTAATAGAATAAACGAGCTGAACCTCTCGGTAGCTGCTCATATTTCCGACAGAATCACAGACGAAGTAATAGAGTCGCTGTCGAGGAGTTACAAGACTTTGATCGGAGACTTTCATGATAGGACGCGTTGCAGTACGCCGGATGTTTTGAGACCGAGTGTTAGTTCTAACAGCAGTGGTAGTGTCATCGGTATCGGAGGAAGCATGAGCATTGGAATCAGTTCTGACAACAGCGGTTATGGACTCtcgaataaaatttcatcGGCAGTTGAGCATGCTGCCAAGATGACTAGAGACTCGCTCAAGGACTCAATGGTTCATGAGTACGCCTGTCCTTCAGATCTTTTTATCGGGAGTTCTATTAATTCTCAGCATACCACAGATGATCAGTCTCCTAtg AAGTTGGATTATTTAAATctt GCAACGCCCCATTTGTCGaacaaacgaaaaaatttgcATGGAAGAAAATTACGACCAAAGTCAGTAGTTGATTCTGTAGAAGGACTTTCAGCTGATGATATACCGGATTTACTGCCTAGTTTACCAAAAGACAATACTGAAA CAATTTCAGAAAATGAGCACTCATTGACTGAGTCTTTGGATTCTATATCCGAGCTTCCTAATAACACTGGCCAGCAATTGCAACATCTGGTCAAATCTCGGCCAAGACGAACTAAAACTCGCGCTCCTTCACGACCTATGTTACGAACTGATATTCCGAAAGGATCTTTGGGCCTTGGGGAAGGTCTTGATGTATTTTTTAGACCTACCACGCCTACAACTCCGCTGATTTCTCCAACTAGTGATGATAGTTCTCTGCATACATTCCCAATAGACGGTAGCccaaatttatcaataacaagTCAACGCAGTATTCCTCCGGAGACAGATAAAAAGCCTCATGGCTGCAACTCGCCTATTCTAAAAACTCTTCTTGAGCCTACACCACGTTCACGGTCTAGCgataattttgagaaattttctccGCTTGCGGGTCGTCGTTCTCAAGGTGACACACCTTTGACAGCCTCACCACTGGCCCGACGAAACGCCGCAGAAAATTCGCAGTCTCAAGAACCAGAGGCTAGAAAAGCACGAGGAATCCAATCGACATCCACGGCTGGAAGCCCTCTGTCAACACCGACCACTCGCTTATCGCGAGATTTGTCTGGCAATGAGACTTCAGAGTCCTCGCCAGACGGCGATAATCACAAGACCTCAGTGAGAAGCCATGGTAGTATTCTAAGTAGTTCAGCAGACAACGAAAAATCAGTAAGCGGCCAAGCGACCAATAAATTCCGATCGATTTCATCCATCCAAGAATCCCGTGGCGCTTTTAATTCTTTACAGTCGGAAGTTTGTCCGTCCAATGATTCAAATAAACAGCTGTCGAATGCTGGTTCTTTTAAAGCTCCAAGTAAAGTTAGTTATAATGTTAGCGGCGAACAATCTAGAAGTAGCTCGAGTATTAATACTTCTAGAAATAGTAAACCTCTACCGCCAGCTACTGCGCCAAAACCGAGACCATGGAGCATGACTGGTGATAGAAAAtcag gtgaatttaataatttattgagtgACGGTTCAAGTCCAAATACGTCTGCAGGGAACACTCCAGACTCTGGTGATGCTCTTGATGAATCCACTGACAGTGGAGTCAGTGGACCAGCTTCCTTACCGCCTACACTTTCAGCGAGTAGTACCGCGAGCTCATTGAGCAGTAGCACAGTTGAAAAACGATCTGTTAGAGAGCTCGCAGCTAGTTTGAATAAAGGAAAAACAGATCGTAAAGaaaatg aagaaTCCGTACCCATTGCATGGAGATCAGTTCTGCATCGTTCTGTTGATCGTACAGTAAATAag GAGCAAGTACCGAAAAAGGATGAGGACAATCGCATTAATTTCAAGCTTCGGCGAACATCATTTCTACGTGACTCCAATTTCAATTATGACAATGATGTCGTTGATGTATGA
- the LOC123265058 gene encoding F-actin-uncapping protein LRRC16A isoform X4: MSTRSQLTKDLNESVKALLGKHVKILLKNVVKLETKPDKQENRVLVFSPCRLFLLTAKVPTRIDCHFHYLEITSVESRRSNQLCLTAGERTYNFTTTGVGGTDTTEVDAMIEALHTAIRNIFPTVPLNYVIRKIDVIPASRLHSIRGSELARSTEATRTTGPCGGFSTQYACMCDLHCVQYREEVAWDVDTIYLSHDTRELNLRDFDHLEQKDLVPIISALEYNTWFTKLRVSHLKLSHECLERLLHVVRRSLSLQEIYLDNLGLKWDFAHKLSLALIANSNTVLHTIDLSNNMIEDKGAASLCAIVAKLTQGSSHLGSPGIGKLPKGMQKLNLSHCGLTGKGIAQIAHALSLNRSMPTSLRYLNLSENTLKDDINNLCNFLAQPNSLTHLDLAGTDTTLESLFGALLRGCATNLVHLNVSRNSFTSKKTKEIPPSFKQFFTATLSLKYLNISYCKLPLEALKHLLLGLACNESTVGLELDMSGNNLGSLGAHVLESCIHGVRCIASLDISDSNMDVDMAQVITAIGKNKSIKHLYMGRNTTGMKTKHISVVMDALVQMIQEDDCVLQSLYIPDLRLKSDLYSLINALGSNTCLHTLDMSGNQIGDPGARLLAKALQINNHLKTIIYDKNNITLQGYSDIVHALEKNYSVRHMPFPIYDLQPCMKISAEKAEQLAKKIQDMLQRNVTPCKYSPGQAFRLQQGFLLSSTQQVVDRLVVQTQDTIKTLAAESCDANNDINHATGLIQDADNSKQLLPRLHEVLQRRDENNPVEAKLKEIADNLYKNVTDYLEDSLEAILKCANDHCPTVMSQTVIRGDESEPISVEDDLRNVCKGKNQISGEFITSAIVEQAGTDIVNRINELNLSVAAHISDRITDEVIESLSRSYKTLIGDFHDRTRCSTPDVLRPSVSSNSSGSVIGIGGSMSIGISSDNSGYGLSNKISSAVEHAAKMTRDSLKDSMVHEYACPSDLFIGSSINSQHTTDDQSPMKLDYLNLATPHLSNKRKNLHGRKLRPKSVVDSVEGLSADDIPDLLPSLPKDNTETISENEHSLTESLDSISELPNNTGQQLQHLVKSRPRRTKTRAPSRPMLRTDIPKGSLGLGEGLDVFFRPTTPTTPLISPTSDDSSLHTFPIDGSPNLSITSQRSIPPETDKKPHGCNSPILKTLLEPTPRSRSSDNFEKFSPLAGRRSQGDTPLTASPLARRNAAENSQSQEPEARKARGIQSTSTAGSPLSTPTTRLSRDLSGNETSESSPDGDNHKTSVRSHGSILSSSADNEKSVSGQATNKFRSISSIQESRGAFNSLQSEVCPSNDSNKQLSNAGSFKAPSKVSYNVSGEQSRSSSSINTSRNSKPLPPATAPKPRPWSMTGDRKSGEFNNLLSDGSSPNTSAGNTPDSGDALDESTDSGVSGPASLPPTLSASSTASSLSSSTVEKRSVRELAASLNKGKTDRKENGASTEKG; the protein is encoded by the exons ATGTCAACGCGATCGCAACTTACTAAAGATTTGAACG aatCGGTGAAAGCTTTACTGGGTAAACATgtcaaaattttgttgaaaaatgtTGTTAAACTTGAAACAAAACCAGACAAGCAGGAAAACCGagttttg GTATTTTCTCCTTGTCGACTCTTTTTATTGACTGCCAAAGTACCTACTAGg atcGATTgccattttcattatttagaaATAACCTCAGTAGAGTCTCGAAGATCAAACCAACTATGTTTAACAGCGGGAGAAAGAACATACAACTTCACAACAACAGGCGTAGGTGGGACAGATACAACGGAGGTAGACGCGATGATCGAAGCGTTACATACTGCaataagaaatatatttcCCACAGTCCCTCTAAACTACGTTATCAGAAAAATCGACGTGATACCGGCCAGTAGACTTCACAGTATTCGTGGAAGCGAGTTGGCCCGCAGCACGGAGGCAACGAGAACAACCGGGCCCTGCGGGGGTTTTTCGACCCAGTACGCATGCATGTGTGATCTACATTGTGTCCAATATCGCGAAGAAGTGGCATGGGACGTAGACACAATATACCTCTCCCACGACACCCGTGAACTAAATCTCCGTGACTTCGACCACCTCGAGCAGAAGGATTTGGTGCCCATAATATCCGCGTTGGAATACAACACATGGTTCACTAAATTACGAGTGTCTCATTTAAAATTGAGCCATGAGTGCCTCGAGCGTTTGCTTCACGTTGTTCGCCGATCTCTCTCACTCCAAGAAATCTACTTAGATAATCTAGGCCTCAAATGGGATTTTGCGCACAAACTATCCCTCGCACTTATTGCTAATAGTAACACTGTACTGCACACCATCGATTTATCGAATAACATGATCGAGGACAAGGGAGCTGCCAGTTTGTGTGCCATTGTAGCTAAACTCACCCAAGGTAGTAGTCACCTCGGCAGTCCAGGCATCGGAAAACTCCCTAAAGGCAtgcaaaaattgaatttgtcCCATTGTGGATTAACAGGAAAAGGAATTGCACAAATAGCCCACGCGCTGAGTCTAAATCGAAGCATGCCTACAAGTCTacgatatttaaatttgtctGAGAACACTTTAAAAGATGATATCAACAAtctttgcaattttttggcTCAGCCCAATAGCCTAACGCACCTAGATCTCGCTGGTACGGATACAACTCTAGAATCTTTATTCGGTGCCCTTCTACGCGGCTGTGCTACTAATCTAGTCCATTTAAACGTGTCACGAAACTCatttacaagtaaaaaaaCCAAAGAAATACCTCCTagttttaaacaattttttaccgCGACTTTGTCGctaaagtatttaaatatttcatactGCAAGTTGCCTCTGGAGGCTCTGAAACACCTTTTGCTGGGCCTCGCCTGCAACGAGAGCACAGTAGGTCTCGAATTAGACATGAGTGGAAACAACTTAGGATCTCTGGGTGCTCACGTTCTTGAGTCTTGCATACACGGTGTGCGTTGCATAGCTTCGCTAGATATTTCTGACAGCAACATGGACGTTGATATGGCTCAAGTAATTACGGCGATTGGAAAAAACAAGTCAATAAAGCACCTCTACATGGGAAGAAACACCACAGGCATGAAAACCAAGCACATATCGGTGGTGATGGATGCGCTCGTACAGATGATTCAGGAAGACGATTGTGTTTTACAATCGCTTTATATTCCAGATTTACGTTTAAAAAGCGATCTTTATAGTCTGATAAACGCACTGGGAAGCAACACGTGTCTTCATACTCTTGATATGAGTGGAAATCAAATAGGAGACCCTGGAGCTCGTCTTCTAGCCAAGGCActtcaaataaacaatcatCTGAAGACAAtaatttacgataaaaataatattactttGCAAGGATACTCAGATATTGTTCACgcgttggaaaaaaattacagtgtgAGACACATGCCGTTTCCTATTTATGATCTGCAGCCTTGTATGAAGATCTCTGCAGAGAAAGCCGAGCAATTGGCTAAGAAAATTCAAGACATGCTGCAGAGAAATGTTACACCGTGTAAGTACAGTCCGGGGCAAGCTTTTAGACTCCAGCAAGGATTTTTACTCAGTTCGACGCAGCAGGTTGTCGACAG ATTGGTCGTGCAAACTCAGGATACGATAAAAACTTTGGCAGCAGAGAGTTGTGATGcgaataatgatattaatcaCGCGACTGGGTTGATCCAAGATGCAGATAATTCGAAGCAGTTGCTACCGCGACTTCATGAAGTCTTACAACGGCGGgatgagaacaatcccgtagaagCAAAGCTCAAGGAAATAGCCGACAATTTGTATAAGAATGTCACAGATTATTTGGAAGACTCATTAGAAGCTATTTTAAAATGCGCGAACGATCATTGTCCAACAGTGATGTCTCAAACGGTGATTCGCGGTGATGAGAGCGAGCCAATTTCTGTTGAAGATGATTTACGAAATGTCTGCAAGGGAAAGAATCAGATAAGCGGAGAGTTTATCACCAGCGCAATTGTTGAACAGGCGGGTACTGATATTGTTAATAGAATAAACGAGCTGAACCTCTCGGTAGCTGCTCATATTTCCGACAGAATCACAGACGAAGTAATAGAGTCGCTGTCGAGGAGTTACAAGACTTTGATCGGAGACTTTCATGATAGGACGCGTTGCAGTACGCCGGATGTTTTGAGACCGAGTGTTAGTTCTAACAGCAGTGGTAGTGTCATCGGTATCGGAGGAAGCATGAGCATTGGAATCAGTTCTGACAACAGCGGTTATGGACTCtcgaataaaatttcatcGGCAGTTGAGCATGCTGCCAAGATGACTAGAGACTCGCTCAAGGACTCAATGGTTCATGAGTACGCCTGTCCTTCAGATCTTTTTATCGGGAGTTCTATTAATTCTCAGCATACCACAGATGATCAGTCTCCTAtg AAGTTGGATTATTTAAATctt GCAACGCCCCATTTGTCGaacaaacgaaaaaatttgcATGGAAGAAAATTACGACCAAAGTCAGTAGTTGATTCTGTAGAAGGACTTTCAGCTGATGATATACCGGATTTACTGCCTAGTTTACCAAAAGACAATACTGAAA CAATTTCAGAAAATGAGCACTCATTGACTGAGTCTTTGGATTCTATATCCGAGCTTCCTAATAACACTGGCCAGCAATTGCAACATCTGGTCAAATCTCGGCCAAGACGAACTAAAACTCGCGCTCCTTCACGACCTATGTTACGAACTGATATTCCGAAAGGATCTTTGGGCCTTGGGGAAGGTCTTGATGTATTTTTTAGACCTACCACGCCTACAACTCCGCTGATTTCTCCAACTAGTGATGATAGTTCTCTGCATACATTCCCAATAGACGGTAGCccaaatttatcaataacaagTCAACGCAGTATTCCTCCGGAGACAGATAAAAAGCCTCATGGCTGCAACTCGCCTATTCTAAAAACTCTTCTTGAGCCTACACCACGTTCACGGTCTAGCgataattttgagaaattttctccGCTTGCGGGTCGTCGTTCTCAAGGTGACACACCTTTGACAGCCTCACCACTGGCCCGACGAAACGCCGCAGAAAATTCGCAGTCTCAAGAACCAGAGGCTAGAAAAGCACGAGGAATCCAATCGACATCCACGGCTGGAAGCCCTCTGTCAACACCGACCACTCGCTTATCGCGAGATTTGTCTGGCAATGAGACTTCAGAGTCCTCGCCAGACGGCGATAATCACAAGACCTCAGTGAGAAGCCATGGTAGTATTCTAAGTAGTTCAGCAGACAACGAAAAATCAGTAAGCGGCCAAGCGACCAATAAATTCCGATCGATTTCATCCATCCAAGAATCCCGTGGCGCTTTTAATTCTTTACAGTCGGAAGTTTGTCCGTCCAATGATTCAAATAAACAGCTGTCGAATGCTGGTTCTTTTAAAGCTCCAAGTAAAGTTAGTTATAATGTTAGCGGCGAACAATCTAGAAGTAGCTCGAGTATTAATACTTCTAGAAATAGTAAACCTCTACCGCCAGCTACTGCGCCAAAACCGAGACCATGGAGCATGACTGGTGATAGAAAAtcag gtgaatttaataatttattgagtgACGGTTCAAGTCCAAATACGTCTGCAGGGAACACTCCAGACTCTGGTGATGCTCTTGATGAATCCACTGACAGTGGAGTCAGTGGACCAGCTTCCTTACCGCCTACACTTTCAGCGAGTAGTACCGCGAGCTCATTGAGCAGTAGCACAGTTGAAAAACGATCTGTTAGAGAGCTCGCAGCTAGTTTGAATAAAGGAAAAACAGATCGTAAAGaaaatg GAGCAAGTACCGAAAAAGGATGA